From the Actinomadura luzonensis genome, the window GCCGTCGGCCGTGCGCTCGTCCAGGTCGGACCACAGGACGCCGTTCCAGCAGGGCGGGGGGCCGGACTGGCGCACCACGCCGCCGGTCCGCTCGATCACCGCCCCCGGCGTGTCGGGGCGGGGCTCGCGGCGGAAGCGCGACTCGTACAGGTGCAGCAGGGCGTCGTGATTCATCCGGACCACCCCAGCACCAGGGGACGCGCGACGGCAACCGAATTATCCGCCCCCGCGCGCCCCCTTCGCGGGTTCAGCCGCCGAAGCGCCGCTGGCGGGCGGCGAAGCTGCGCAGCGCGCGCAGGAAGTCGATCTCGCGGAAGGCCGGCCAGTACGCCTCGCAGAAGTACAGCTCGGAGTAGGCCGCCTGCCACAGCAGGAAGTTCGACATGCGCTGCTCGCCGCTGGTGCGGATGACCAGGTCGGGGTCCGGCTGCCCGGCGGTGTAGAGGTGGCCGGCCAGGTCGTCGGCGGTCAGTGTCTCGGCCAGCTCGTGCATGGACTGCCCGGCCTCGGCCCGCTCGTACAGCAGCTCGCGCAGCGCGTCGATGACCTCCTGCCGGCCGCCGTAGCCGATGGCGAGCGTCAGGTGGAAGCCGGTCGCGCAGGTGCGGGTGGCCTCGACGGCGTTCTTCAGCGCGCGGGCGGTGGTGTCGGGCAGCATGTCGAGCAGCCCCGCGACGTGCACGCGCCAGCGGGCGTCCGGGCGGGCCAGCCGTTCGGCGACCATCTCCTCGATGACCTTGAGCAGGAAGGCCACCTCCGCGTCGCCGCGCCGCTGGAGGTTCTCCGTCGAGCACAGGAACACCGTCAGGTGCCTGATGCCGAGGCCCTCGCACCACGACAGCACGTCCTGGATGTGCTCGGCGCCGTACTGGTGGCCGATGCTCGGGTTGGGCAGGCCCTTCTGCCTGGCCCAGCGGCGGTTGCCGTCGATGATGAGGCCGACGTGGCGGGGCAGCGGGCCGGTCATGACCTGGCGGCGCAGGCGCCGGGCGTACAGGGAGTGGAGAAGATCGTTCGCGTGCACCCCATAAGCATGCAGTGCGGGGTCAGCCGGTTCGGGACGATTCGAGAAAGTCGGCGCAGCGGCCGAGGAGCGCGACCAGCGTCTGCCGCTCCTCGTCGGTGAACTGGGCGGCGAGGGCGCGCTCCAGGCGGACGGCGCGGGCGTCGGCGGCGGCCCTCGCCCGCTCGCCCTCGGGCGTGAGCCGGGTCTCCAGGATGTTCTTGTGCCACTCGTGCGGGGTGCGCTCGACGAGGCCGAGCTCCTGGAGGTTCTTGAGCACGGTGTTCATCGTCGGCGGGGTGACGCCGCAGGCCCGGGCCAGGGCAGCGGCCGAGATGCCGGGGTTCTCGCCGAGGTGGAGCAGCGCCGAGTACTGCGGCACGGTCAGGCCGGCCGGCTTGAGGGCGGCGTTCTTGGCCGCGTTGAGCGCTTGCTCCGCGCGCTTGACGTGCGCCCCCAGGCGCTCGGAGACGGGCATGGACGTCATCTCCGCATGATAACGAGGGGACCGAAATGACGTTGACGAGCATTAGAACTCTAACTATCGTTCGTATGCGTTCTTACTTCTTCTTCGATGGAGGGATCGTCCTGATGATCCGCATGTCCGCCGTCCTGGCGTCCGCGGTCCTGGCCGGCGCGCTCGCCGCGCCGCCCGCCCTGGCCGATGCCGCCGGCCCGGCCGCCGCGCCGCGCACCACCACCGCGCCGCGCGTCACCACCGCGTACGAGCTGCCCGGCGACCGCGTCTACCCCGAGGGCATCACCGCCGACCCGCGCACCGGCGTCCTGTACGCGGCCTCCTGGGCCGACGGCACCGTCTACGAGCTGACGCCCGGCCGGCGGGTCGCCGCGACCTTCCTGCCGGCCGGCTCCGACGGCCGCGACACCGCCAACGGCCTGGAGGCCGACGACGCGGGCCGGCTGTGGGTGACCGACTCCACCAGCGGTGTCTTCGTCTACGACACGCGCACCCGGGAGCTGCTGGCCCGCTTCGACGTCCCGGCCGGGGCGCCGAGCTTCGTCAACGACCTGGCCGTCGCCCCCGACGGCGCGGTCTACGTCACCGACAGCCTGCGCGCCGTCGTCTACCGGGTCACGCCCGCGCAGTTCGAGCGGGCGCGGGGCGGAGCCGCGGAGCTGACCCCGTTCGCCGCGCTGGAGGCCGCGCTCGACCCGCACGCGGACGGGGCGTACACGCTCAACGGCATCGTCACCGACCCGTCCGGGCGCTACCTGCTGACCGCCGACATGACCGGCGGCGACCTGTTCCGCGTGGACCTCGCCACCCGCGCCGTGCGGCGGGTCACGCTGCGCGGCGGCGACATGCTGCACGCCGACGGGCTGGAGCTGCGCCAGGGCACGCTGTGGGCGGTGCACAACACCGCCGACACGATCAGCCGCTGGCACGTCGCGGCGGGCGGGGGCACGGCCACCGTGGAGAAGCGGCTCACCGACCCGGCGCTGCAGCTCCCGACGACGCTGGCGCGGGTGAAGGGGACGCTCTACGTCGTGCGGTCCCAGTTCGACCGGGGCGGGCCGCTGGGGGACGAGGGCGCGCCGCAGATCCCGTTCACGGTCGCCGCAGTGCGCGGCCTCTGACGGTCACCACGGCCTCTGACCGTCACCGGGCCCCTCGCGCTTGGGCTTCGTCCGCCGGTGGGGCGGGTCAGTCGTGCTCAGGGCCGCCGCCCGGCCAGGCGTCCCCCCAGCCGACGTCCCTGGCCTGGCGGTAGAGCTCGCCCTGCCGCTTGGAGACGATCTCGTCGCGCAGGCCGTCCGTCTCGGTGCACAGGCGCAACGACACCAGGCCCTTGCGCTTCTGCGGGTGACGCAGCACCCGGGCGGCGGGGCGCGGCCGGGGAACGGCGGTGGCGGCGACGTAGGAGAACTTCTCGTCCTCGAAGCTGAGGGTGCCCGCCTTGAGCCGGCGGTGCAGGGACGTCCTGGGCAGCCGTACCGAGAAGTGGCACCAGTCCTGGCCGGGCCGGATGGGGCAGGCGCCGTCGTGCGGGCAGGGGGCGACGACGCTCAGCCCCTCCTGCACCAGGGCCTCGCGGGCGGCGGCGATCGTCGCGTAACCGGCGGGGGTGCCCGGCTCGACGACGATCACCAGGGCGGCGTCGCGGGCGAGCCAGCGCACGACGTCCGGCCGGTCCTGTTCGGGCAGCTCGCCCAGCGCGTACGACATGGTCGCCAGGTCGGCGCGGGGCCGGTCCAGGCCCGGGCGGACGGCCGCCTGCCGCCACGCGGCGCCGCGCACCCCGGCCGCGCCGGACGTACGGGCCAGACGCCGGCCCAGGTCGAGGACGTGCGGCTCGCGCTCGATGACGGTGACCTCGCGCAGGGACGGCCACAGGTCCGCGGCCGCCCAGACCGCCGCGCCCGTGCCGCCGCCCGCGTCGAGCTGGCTGACCGGCTCGAACCCCGGCATCAGGGCCGCCGCGTGCCGCATGGCGGTCGCGGCGGCGGCGTACGTGGCGGGCATGCGGTAGGCGGCGTACGCGGCGACGTCCGCCTCGCCGCGCATGTGAGCGGTCTCGGCGGGGGCGCCGGCCCGGTAGCGCTCGGTGAGCTGCGCGACCGAGCGGGCCAGCTCCTGGGGCGAGTGACGGGCCAGGGCCTTGTCCAGGGCGGCGCTGAGGTCGTCGGGCAGCATGGGCGGGTTCGCTTTCGGGGTGACGGGTGGGTGCGCGGGCCCCGCTCGTCCGGGCCCCCGGCCGCGGGCGGCCCGCACGGCGGCTGCCCGGCCCCGATGAACGGCGGCTCGGCGCCCTGAGCCATTATCGACCATCCCCACCCCTGCGACCACCGCCCCTCTCCCCGTACGCCCGCCCCGCCCCCGAACGCCCATCCCTCTGCCATACGCCCGCCACTCCCTCGGACGCCCATCACACCCCCGCACGTCCACCGCTCCCGGACGCCCACCGCTTCCTCCGGACGCCCACCGCTTCCCTCGAACGTTCGCCACTCCTCCGGACCCCCACCGCTTCCCCCGGGCGCCCGCCCCCTGGGACGCCCGCCGCCTGCCATCCTCCTCAGACACCTGCCGCACTCCCCGGACGCCCGCCACTTTCCCAGGACCCCGCCTCCCACAGTCCGGGGGTGCGCCGGCGGCGAACAGGCGCCCGCCCCGCCCCCACGCCCACGTAGCGTCGTCGGCGTGACGATCGTCGTGGACGGCGTGGAGATCGCCTACGAGGAAGCGGGCCCGGCCACGGGCAGGGCCATGGACAGGGGCACGGGCAGCGGCGCGGTCGTGTTCGTGCACGCCAGCGTGGGCGACATGCGCATGTGGGACCACCAGTTCCGGTCGTCGTCCGAGCGGCACCGGGTGATCCGCTACGACCGGCGCGGCTTCGGCCGCTCCGGCGACGCCACGGGCGAGGTGTGCCACCACGAGGACCTGCTGGCCGTGCTCGACGCCCTGAACATCGGCCGGGCGGTCCTGGTCGGCGCGTCGATGGGCGGCGGGTACGCCGTCGAGGCGGCCCTCGCCGCGCCGTCCCGGGTGGCGGGTCTCGTGCTGGTCGGCGCGGGCCTGCCGGGCCACACCTGGCCGCCCGAAATGCTGGAGCAGGCCCGCGAGCGCGTGCACTCCTCGGTGCCCGCCGACCGTCTGAAGAGCTACCGCCACGGCACGGCCGCGCACGTGGACCCGGCGGACGTGCGGGCGATGGCGGAGGCGCACACGCTCTGGCAGGTCGCGGGCCCCGACCGCGGCCGGGACGCGCTGAGCGACGAGGTGTGGGAGGCCGCGGTGGAGATGTGCGAGCTGGTCTTCCTGCGCTCCTGGTCCGTCCCGAGTCCGCCGGAGCGCTTCCTCGACCCGCCGGCCGCGGGCCGCCTGGCGGAGGTCTCCGCGCCCACCCTGGTGATCAACGGCCTGTCGGACGTGCCCGGCATCCAGGAGGTGTCACGCATCCTGGCCAAGGGCATCCCGGGCGCGCGCCTGCTCGAACTCCCCAGCACGGGCCACCTGCCGTCCGTCGAACGCCCGGAGCAGGTGACCCGGGCGCTGACCGCGTTCATCACCGAGACCCTGAACCCCTGAACCCTCGGACCCCCGGACCGCCGGGAAGCCGAGTCACTGAACCACCGCGCCACGCAGGGGCGGTCAGCCCGCGCTGTCCAGGAGCGCGGCCAGGCGTTTGGGCGCGACGAGCCGGTAGCTGTCCCTGATCAGCTCGTCGAGCTCGTCCCAGTCCTGCTCGACGTCGAGCCGCGCGCCGAGCCAGCCCTTGCCGCCGACGTAGTCGGGCACGAAGAACCGGTCGGGCTGGGCGCTCACCATCGCCTCCTGCACGCCCGGCCCGGCCTTGAACGTCATCGACCGCCCGTCCTCGCTGGTCATGACGAACAGCTTCTCCCGCACCCGGTAGGACGGCGCGGTGTGCCCGCCGAAGGGTTTCTCCGCCGCTTCCGGCAGGCCCAGGCAGATCTCCCGCAGCCGCGCCGCCACCTCATCGTCGATCATGTACGCCTCCCGTTCGCCGAGACGGCGAGAGTACCGCGCCCCTCCGACAATTCCCGCCCTCCTGACGGCAGTTGCGCTCCTCACGGCAGCAGGGCGCGCAGCGGCAGCAGGACGGCGCTGGCCAGCCCACCCCCGAGGATCAGCCCCGACCCGGCCGTCGCCGCCAGGGAGCCGCCGCCGGCGACCACCCGCCCGCGGAGCAGGCGCCGCACGACCCCGCCCGCCACGACGGCGGACGACGTCGCGGGCGGGAGCAGGATCCCGAGGCCGAGCATGGTCGGCATCGCCGCCGGCCACCACGACAGGACGGCCCCCAGCCCGCCCGCCGCCGCCAGGTACGCCCCGGCCGAGGCCGCCTGCCGCGCCGAGCCGCGCAGCAGGTCGTCGAGGAACGCGATCGCCGTCGCGACGGGCGCGGGAAGGACGGCCGTGCCGGCGGCCCCGCTCCTGGCCACCGCGTACAGCAGGCCGACCCCGGCGAGCGCGCCGACGGCGCTCCCGAACGCCTGGCAGGACAGCAGCACCCGCCGCGGAGGCGTCTCACCGGGCGGCGCGTGGTGCGCCACCTTGGCCGCCTCGACGAAGTAGGCCGAGGCGAGGGAGACGCAGCACACGAGCCCGGCGACGGCGTACCCGACCGGGGCGGGGACGCGCAGCAACGCGAGCACGACGATCGCCAGATACTGCAGGACCGCGACGGGGGCCAGGCCGATGGCGGCGTTGACACGGTTGAGCAGCAGGGCGAACAGCAGCGTCATGGCGGGCAGCCCGGCCGCGACGAACAGCCCGGCCGGCACGTCCCGCAGCACGACGCCGAGCACGACGACGACCGCGCCGTACCCGCCGGCCACCGCCGCCACGGCGAGAGCCTTCGAAGCGCTCCCCTCCCCCGTCACCCGCCGCTCGACACCTTTCTCGTACGCCCCGCGCCGCCCCGCCCCGAGGAGCCGCGATCGTGCGCCGCCGCAGCCCCGCTCCCGCACCACGAAGCCCACCCCGTACCCGAGCAGCAACCCCGCCCCCACCGCCACCACGTACGGCGACCCCAGATGCTCCACATACCCCTCACCCCCGCCGGACGACGCGGACAACCCCCACGTCAGTACCGAGTAGCCGGCCCCGCCCGCCACCCAGACCGCCGCCGCGCCCGAGATCCTGAGCCCCAGCCCGAACAGCATGGGCGACAACGACACCGCCACGTAGGACGGCAGCCCCGGGCCGAGCCGCACGCTGTCGTGCCCGGTCAGCGTCGCCGCCGCCGCGACGAGCGCGCCCGCCGCCGCGGCCACGAGCAGCACGCGCTGCCCGCCGTCCCCGGCCGCCTCGCCGCCGCCCGGCCGGGTGAGCGTCCGCATGAGGTCGATGACCGGCCACAGCGCGGGATAGCGCAGCGACGCGTCGCTGACGACGGACGGGGCCAGCAGCAGCCCCGCGCCGATGCCGGCCAGGTTCGCCAGCAGCGCGAGACCGGCCAGGGCGGGCCAGGACGGCTCGCCGCCGCGCAGGAGCGCCGCGCCCACGGCCGCGTCCAGCCCGGCGACCGCGAGCGACCCGCCCGAGGCGGTGGCGTACGCGACGAACAGGGCCGGCCAGCTCAGCAGCCGGACCAGCCGCAGGACGGCGCCGCCGGCCAGCACGACGACGATGGCGCCGCCGAAGCCGGTGCCGACGGTGAAGGTGAGGACGACGTTGAGCGCGCTCAGCCCGGTCCCGAGCACCGCGCCGATCGCGAGCGACACGACCAGAGCCCGGCGGGGCGGCCCCCGCCCGACCCCGCCACTGGCCGCGCCCAACGCGGCGGGGCCCGCCGTCCCGGACGCGGACACCGCGGCCTCGGGAGCGGAGCGCCGCCGCTTGGGGGCCCTGGCCACGGTCCGGTGTTACCCGCACCCTTAAGGCCCTTAACGGCAGCCATTCCATACAGGCGAGGTATTGCGGTGACACGCCGATGTCGCGTAGAGCGAAGAGGGGAGGAGTATGCGTTCTCGCAGCGTGTGGAGGGTGGCGCTGGTCGTCGTCGCGCTCGTGGCCGGTCTGGGTCCGCTCCAGGGGCCAGAGGCGCTGGACGGGCTGGTCGGGCTGGCGGTACGGCGGCTGCGGCTGGCCGACGAGGTGGCGGCGGCCAAGTACGTCACCGGCGCGCCGGTCACCGACGCGGCGCGGGAGCGGCGGCTGCTGGAGCGGGTCGGCGAGGAGTCGGCCGGTGTCGGGCTGGCTCCAGCGATCGGCGTGCGGTTCTTCCGGGCGCAGATCGAGGCGGGGAAGGCGGTGCAGCGCGGCCTGCACGCGCGCTGGCGCGCGGACCCGGCGTCCGCTCCCCGTCGCCCGCCCGACCTGGCCACCGGCGTGCGGCCGCGGCTCGACCGGCTCACTCTCCCGATGGTGCGCCTGCTGCTGCGGCTCGGCCCGTTGCGGGAGGAGCCGGGACGCTGCCGGGACGCGCTCGTCCGGGCGTGGCCGGCCGCGCGGGCGGGGCTCGACCGGCTGCACCGCGACGCGTTGGGCGTGGCCCTCGCCCCGCTGTGCGCCCCCGAGCCCGCCGCACGCGCGCCGGAGCCGCCCCGGTCCGCCGCGCCGGCAGCCGCCGGGGCCGGTCGACGGGCGTGCCTCAGTGCGTGCGCTCGCCCTCGGGCTTCTCGATGAGCGGCGTGTCCACCAGGTGCTCGATGAGGAACCACGTCTGCAGCTCGTTGGTCCGGATCACCTCGGACACCAGCAGGTCGTTGGTGCCGTCGTCGCCCATCTCCTGCGCACGGGACGCGGCGTCGTGGCAGGCGACCAGGATCGTCTCGTGCGCCTCGATCAGGCGGGAGAGCATCGCGGGCACCTCCTCGCAGCCGTTCGGGGGCCGCGGGATCACGGTGATCTCGGCGACGTGGCGCGGGTCCCCGACGGCGACGCCGCCGAGCGTCTGCACCCGTTCGGCGATCTTGTCCACGAGTTCGACCTGCTCCTCGGCGTGCTTGTCCAGCAGCAGGTGGAGCTGGTAGAAGGTGGGGCCGCGCATCAGCCAGTGGTGCTTCTTGTACAGGGCGTAGAGGATCTGCGTGTCGGCGAGGATCTGGTTGAGGCGCTCGCACGAGTACATGCGCGCGTCCCGCGACAGGCCGAGCGGGAACATCCGCACGGTGCCGAACTCCTGGATCTCCACGCCGTTGACGTGCAGCCACGGCTGGCTGTCTGCCTTGGCCTTGGTGGCCTTGGTGGAACGTTTGGTCGGCATGCGCGTCTCCTCGGAACGGCGAACAGCAACAATCGCCATCAACCTCCCCTCCCCCGCCCCAAGCGCCGCCGGGAACCTGCACAAAAGACGGTCAATCCTGCCGCACAGGACGACGGGCAGAGCGAGGGGCGGGGCGAGGGACAGCATGGCGGGCGGGGAACGCGTGCCGCCGGGCCGCGACCGCCACCGCCAGGGCGCCGGCCAGCAGCGGCAGCGCGGCCCACGGCAGGGCCGCCGCGCCGGCGGATTCCAGCACCAGGCCCCCGGCCAGCGACCCCCCGGCGATGCCCGCGTTGTAGACGGTGGTCTGCATGGAGGTGGCCACGTCGGCGTCGGCCGGTCCGGCGGCTCGCACCAGCGCCGTCTGCAGCAGCGTCGGCACTCCCCCGAAGGCCGCCCCCCACAGTGCCGCGCCGATCAGAGTCAGGGGTAGGGACGCGGCAAGGGACGCGGCGCCGCCGAGCAGGGGCATGACCGCTGCCATCACGGCCAGCACCGCCAGCAGCGCGGCCCGCGGCCACCGGTCGATCACCGCGCCGGTGACCCAGATCCCGGCGACCGTCCCGGCCCCGAACACCAGCAGCACGACGCCCGTCGCCGCCGTCCCGGACAGCGCGGCCAGCGGCGCCAGGTACGTGTACACGGCCTGGTGCCCGACCAGCACCGCCGCGGTGACGCCGAGCACGGTCCGGACGCCGGGCCGCGCCGCCACCCGGCGCAGCGGCGTCCGCTCCCCCGCCGCCTCGCCGGGAAGGTCCGGCACCTTCCACCGCGCGAACGCCGCCAGCGCGCCCGCCAGGCAGGCGAGCGCGGCGAAGGCGGCCCGCCAGCCGAGCGCCCCGGCCAGCGCCGCGCCCGCCGGGATGCCGACGCACAACGCGACCGTGATGCCGGCCGAGACGATCGCGATGGCCCGGCCGCGCCGTTCCTCGGGCACCAGGCGGGCGGCGTACCCGACGAGCATGGCCCACAGCAGCCCGCCCATGACGCCGGCCAGCAGCCGCGCGGCGAAGGTGACGGCGTACCAGGACGACAGCGCGGTCACGGCGTTGAGCAGCGCGAAGCCGCCGAGCGCGGTGACCAGGACGGGCCGCCGCCGCAGCCCGCGCACCAGGGCGGTCAGCGGGATCGCGGCCAGGGTGGACGCCGCGGCGTAGCCGGTGACGAGGAACCCGGCGCGGCTCTCGGGCACGCCCAGGGCCGCGGCGAGGCCGGGCAGCAGCCCGGCGGGCAGCAGCTCGGTCATGACGGCGGTGAACGCGGCGGCGAACAGGGCCGTCAGCGCCGCCCACGGCATCCGCACGGCGGGCCCCGGCGGGGCGAGGGTGGTCTGGGACATGCGACCATGCTGAAACCTTCACACTGATGAGAAGGCAAACGAGGAGGGCGGCATGCGGATCGGGGAGCTGTCGCGGCGCACCGGCGTGCCCACGCGGATGCTGCGCTACTACGAGGAGCAGGACCTCCTGCACCCGGACCGGGCGGGCAACGGCTACCGGGACTACCCGGAGCAGGCGGTGTACCGCGTCCAGCAGATCCGGGGGCTGCTCGACTCGGGGCTGACCACGGACATCATCCGCCGCATCATCCCGTTCCTCGACCGTCCGGACGACATCCACCTGCACCCCGACTGTCTCACCCCCGAGCTGGCCGACCTGCTCAGGGCCGAGGCGGCGCGCATCCAGCAGCGGGTGGAGTGCCTGTCCCGCAACCGCGACCGCATCCTCGCCTACCTCGCCGCGGTCGAGGCGGCGAAGAGATGACGGCGGGGAGATGACGGCGGGGAGAGGACGGGAGAGATGACGGCGGCGTCCCTGCCGGGCATCCTCGCCGCCGCCGAACGCGGCCGGCCGCCCGCGCCGGACGGCGGTCTGACGGTGGTGCCGCAGTCGTCCCCGCGCGACCTGGGCGTCATCGCGTTCACCGCGCACTCGGTGGTCTTCGCCGACCTGCCGGCCGCCTGGGTGCGCGACCGGCTGTCGCCCGGCGACCTGTCGGCGCCGCTCGGCCCGCCGTTCCTGCTGGACCTGGCGCGGCGGACCGGGCGGCGCGCCGGGACGCTGGACCTGCTCGCGCTCGCGGCGCCGCTGCCCGGCCCGGCGCCGCTCGCGCTGGAGCGGAGCGCCGGGCTGGAGCACGCGCGGGCGGCTCGGGCCTGGAGGTACCGGGACGAGGTCCGCGTGTGGGTGTGCGAGGGCGGCCTGCTCTGCGTGGGGCGGGGCGTGGGCGGCCGGTGGGAGGTCGCCGTGGAGGTCGAGCCGGCGCACCGGGGGCGGGGGCTCGGCCGGCTGCTCGCCACGGCCGCCCGCCACCTGGCTCCCCGGCCGCTGTGGGCGCAGATCGCCCCGGGCAACGCGGCGAGCGTGCGGGCGTTCCTGGCCGCCGGGTACGTGCCGCTCGGCGCCGAGGTCCTGCTGACGCCGCCCTGAACGGGCTTTTACCGGTCATCGGCTCCCCGTTGCCCTAAACCGGGTGTGGCGTAGCGCGAACGCCTCAAGATCGCTACGTATAGTGATCAGCGATGTCACTTCGTGATCACAGGGGGGAATCATGAGACGTAGCCTCATCGCCGCCGGTGGAGCCTTCATCGCCGCAACCGTCATGTTCGGGGGCGTGGCCGCGGCGGGCGGCAACCCGAACGACGAGTGGAACGACCAGTGGACTCACGCCTGGGGCCACTGGGCTCACGAATCGCCCCAGGACTGCGCCCTCGGCATGAACGACGATGCCACGTACCACCACGTCACCAAGCACGGAGTGTTCGCCGGCACCCGGGACGCCGACGCCTGCAAGGGCGGCCCCGAGACCACCATGGACAGGCCGGAGGAGGACGCCCCCGGCGCCTGACAACCGGCACCGTCGCAGCAGCCGGCCGTCCCGGCGCCCGCTTCAGGGCGCCGGGACGGCCGCGTTCCCGGGGCCCGTTCCCGGGCCGCTCTTTCCGGGCCGCTCTTCCCGGGCGGCCGGACTTCGGGCGCTGCTACGCTTCACCGCGTAACCAGGTCGGGACCGCAAGGAGAGTCGCGCGTTGGTCGTCTACGCCGGTCAGGGGGACGCCCGCCGTTCGATGGCGCTGCTGTGGCGCGCCGGGCAGGAGCGGGGCGAGCCGCGGCCGGGCCCCAAGCCGGGGCTGAGCGTCGACGTGATCGTCGACGCGGCGATCGAGGTGGCCGACGCCGAGGGCATGGCGGCGCTGTCGATGCGCAAGGTCGGCGAGCGGCTGGGGCGCACCGGGATGGCGCTCTACACGTACGTGCCGAGCAAGGGCGAGCTGGTCGACCTCATGTACGACCAGGCCATGGCCGAGCTGCCCGCCGAGTACGACCTGAGCGGCGGCTGGCGGCCGGCCGTCACCGCGTGGGCCGAGCAGACCCGCGCCTTCTACCTGCGCCACCCGTGGATCCTCCAGGTGTCGCAGGCCCGGCCGGTGCTGGGGCCGAACGAGTTCGCCGCGCTGGAGACCCTGGTCGGCGTGCTGCGCGCGACCGGGCTGCGGCCGCCCCGGGTGCGGGGCGTGGTGGCCCTGCTGTACGACTTCGTGCGCGGCGCGGCCAGGACGGTCGCCGAGTCGCGCCAGGCCCCGTCGGAGACCGGCGTGTCGGACGAGGAGTGGTGGCGGGCCCGCTCGTCGCTGCTGGAGGAGGTGGCGCCCGGGTTCGCCGAGCGCTACCCGATGGCGCGGTGGGTGGAGTCGGAGGACGACTGGCCCGGCGAGGACATTCCGTACCTGGAGCATCGGGTGCGCGAGACGTTCCTGGCGGGCCTGGAGGTGATCCTCGACGGCGTCGAGGCGGCCGTCCGCGACGCCGCGCCGCGCTGACCCCGCCGCACCGACCCCGCCGCACTTGCCGCGCGACGCCAG encodes:
- a CDS encoding OPT/YSL family transporter, whose amino-acid sequence is MARAPKRRRSAPEAAVSASGTAGPAALGAASGGVGRGPPRRALVVSLAIGAVLGTGLSALNVVLTFTVGTGFGGAIVVVLAGGAVLRLVRLLSWPALFVAYATASGGSLAVAGLDAAVGAALLRGGEPSWPALAGLALLANLAGIGAGLLLAPSVVSDASLRYPALWPVIDLMRTLTRPGGGEAAGDGGQRVLLVAAAAGALVAAAATLTGHDSVRLGPGLPSYVAVSLSPMLFGLGLRISGAAAVWVAGGAGYSVLTWGLSASSGGGEGYVEHLGSPYVVAVGAGLLLGYGVGFVVRERGCGGARSRLLGAGRRGAYEKGVERRVTGEGSASKALAVAAVAGGYGAVVVVLGVVLRDVPAGLFVAAGLPAMTLLFALLLNRVNAAIGLAPVAVLQYLAIVVLALLRVPAPVGYAVAGLVCCVSLASAYFVEAAKVAHHAPPGETPPRRVLLSCQAFGSAVGALAGVGLLYAVARSGAAGTAVLPAPVATAIAFLDDLLRGSARQAASAGAYLAAAGGLGAVLSWWPAAMPTMLGLGILLPPATSSAVVAGGVVRRLLRGRVVAGGGSLAATAGSGLILGGGLASAVLLPLRALLP
- a CDS encoding small ribosomal subunit Rsm22 family protein, encoding MLPDDLSAALDKALARHSPQELARSVAQLTERYRAGAPAETAHMRGEADVAAYAAYRMPATYAAAATAMRHAAALMPGFEPVSQLDAGGGTGAAVWAAADLWPSLREVTVIEREPHVLDLGRRLARTSGAAGVRGAAWRQAAVRPGLDRPRADLATMSYALGELPEQDRPDVVRWLARDAALVIVVEPGTPAGYATIAAAREALVQEGLSVVAPCPHDGACPIRPGQDWCHFSVRLPRTSLHRRLKAGTLSFEDEKFSYVAATAVPRPRPAARVLRHPQKRKGLVSLRLCTETDGLRDEIVSKRQGELYRQARDVGWGDAWPGGGPEHD
- a CDS encoding MmcQ/YjbR family DNA-binding protein, with translation MIDDEVAARLREICLGLPEAAEKPFGGHTAPSYRVREKLFVMTSEDGRSMTFKAGPGVQEAMVSAQPDRFFVPDYVGGKGWLGARLDVEQDWDELDELIRDSYRLVAPKRLAALLDSAG
- a CDS encoding SMP-30/gluconolactonase/LRE family protein translates to MRSYFFFDGGIVLMIRMSAVLASAVLAGALAAPPALADAAGPAAAPRTTTAPRVTTAYELPGDRVYPEGITADPRTGVLYAASWADGTVYELTPGRRVAATFLPAGSDGRDTANGLEADDAGRLWVTDSTSGVFVYDTRTRELLARFDVPAGAPSFVNDLAVAPDGAVYVTDSLRAVVYRVTPAQFERARGGAAELTPFAALEAALDPHADGAYTLNGIVTDPSGRYLLTADMTGGDLFRVDLATRAVRRVTLRGGDMLHADGLELRQGTLWAVHNTADTISRWHVAAGGGTATVEKRLTDPALQLPTTLARVKGTLYVVRSQFDRGGPLGDEGAPQIPFTVAAVRGL
- the uppS gene encoding polyprenyl diphosphate synthase; this encodes MTGPLPRHVGLIIDGNRRWARQKGLPNPSIGHQYGAEHIQDVLSWCEGLGIRHLTVFLCSTENLQRRGDAEVAFLLKVIEEMVAERLARPDARWRVHVAGLLDMLPDTTARALKNAVEATRTCATGFHLTLAIGYGGRQEVIDALRELLYERAEAGQSMHELAETLTADDLAGHLYTAGQPDPDLVIRTSGEQRMSNFLLWQAAYSELYFCEAYWPAFREIDFLRALRSFAARQRRFGG
- a CDS encoding MarR family winged helix-turn-helix transcriptional regulator, with the translated sequence MTSMPVSERLGAHVKRAEQALNAAKNAALKPAGLTVPQYSALLHLGENPGISAAALARACGVTPPTMNTVLKNLQELGLVERTPHEWHKNILETRLTPEGERARAAADARAVRLERALAAQFTDEERQTLVALLGRCADFLESSRTG
- a CDS encoding Dps family protein, with amino-acid sequence MPTKRSTKATKAKADSQPWLHVNGVEIQEFGTVRMFPLGLSRDARMYSCERLNQILADTQILYALYKKHHWLMRGPTFYQLHLLLDKHAEEQVELVDKIAERVQTLGGVAVGDPRHVAEITVIPRPPNGCEEVPAMLSRLIEAHETILVACHDAASRAQEMGDDGTNDLLVSEVIRTNELQTWFLIEHLVDTPLIEKPEGERTH
- a CDS encoding alpha/beta fold hydrolase, producing MTIVVDGVEIAYEEAGPATGRAMDRGTGSGAVVFVHASVGDMRMWDHQFRSSSERHRVIRYDRRGFGRSGDATGEVCHHEDLLAVLDALNIGRAVLVGASMGGGYAVEAALAAPSRVAGLVLVGAGLPGHTWPPEMLEQARERVHSSVPADRLKSYRHGTAAHVDPADVRAMAEAHTLWQVAGPDRGRDALSDEVWEAAVEMCELVFLRSWSVPSPPERFLDPPAAGRLAEVSAPTLVINGLSDVPGIQEVSRILAKGIPGARLLELPSTGHLPSVERPEQVTRALTAFITETLNP
- the aroQ gene encoding gamma subclass chorismate mutase AroQ yields the protein MRSRSVWRVALVVVALVAGLGPLQGPEALDGLVGLAVRRLRLADEVAAAKYVTGAPVTDAARERRLLERVGEESAGVGLAPAIGVRFFRAQIEAGKAVQRGLHARWRADPASAPRRPPDLATGVRPRLDRLTLPMVRLLLRLGPLREEPGRCRDALVRAWPAARAGLDRLHRDALGVALAPLCAPEPAARAPEPPRSAAPAAAGAGRRACLSACARPRASR